The following nucleotide sequence is from Gemmatimonadota bacterium.
CACAGACCATTTTGACCAATCCAGAGTTTCTCATTGTCGATGAACCCACCGTAGGACTTGACCCGGAAGAACGCATACGGTTTCGAGGTATTTTGGGACGCTTGAGCAGCGATCGCGCAATTTTGATTTCCACGCATATTGTGGGCGATATTTCAAGCACCTGTGAAGATCTCGCGGTCCTGGATACCGGACGGCTGATCTTTCGCGGTTCTCCCGGAGAACTCATTTCAAAAGCCGATGGGAAAACCTGGGAAGTACAGGTCGATGACGCTGGTTTTGAAATGCTATCGCGCGTGTTTCGCGTAGTCACAGTAAATGTTGAGGGCGACCTGATGCGTTTGCGTATGGTAGGGGATGGCGAGCCACCCGCTGATGCCGAAGCAGTCGCGCCCAATCTCGAAGATGCCTATGTCTATTTTGTCGGAGGCGATACCACAGGCGAAATCGCAGCATAATTAAGGATTAATACTATGCTATCTATCTTTCACAATGTATGGGGCGTTGCGCGTTATGAGCGCAAAATGCTCTTGAGAACCACAAAATTCCGTATTTTGGGCGGCCTGGGCATGAGTATTCCCGTTTTACTCGGCATCGGCTTTGCCATAGCAGAAGCCAACGGTGCTGAACTGCCCGTGGGTATTGATTCTTATGTTCCGTTTTTGGTGTACAGTTTCCTGCAGACCATTGTCATAGCATTTATTGTGGGGGATTTTAGAGCAGCGGATGAACAGGCGCATATTTACGAAGTCGTGGCCGGGCGTCCCATTTCGACAGCGGAACTGGTTGCGGGTAAATATCTGGGCATTGTTAGTGCGCTTGTCTTTTTGAGCCTGGGCGTTCTGCTTCTAACCCTGGGCATTCAGGCTGCAAAAATCAGCATGACGGGCAATCCATTTACAATAAAACCCTATATCAGCTACCTCGTACTCATGAACCTGCCCGCCCTGATTTTTATGTCTTCTGTGACATTTTTCCTGGGTGCCGTGTTGCGACGGCAAGCGGCAGTCGCCCTGATTGTGATCGGGTATTTGCTGGCCGTCCTGTTATTCCTGGGCAGGCGATATGACGGCATATACGACTTTGGTGCTTTTTTTACGCCTCTGTATTATTCCGACCTGATTGGTCTGGCAGATATGACGCAAGTGGGGCTAAAGCGTCTGTTTTACATCTTGCTCGGCATTGGATTTTTTGGCTTTTCGATTGATTGGTATCCCCGTCTTGCACATTCCTTAGTCGCGCGGTGGTTTGGCCGCGGCTGCGCGCTGACCGGTTTTGGTCTGGCTGTGGGCCTTTACTTCTATATGGATGCAGAAGCATTAGACCGGAAAGCATATCGCCATTCGTTGATCGAGCAACAAGAAACTGTGGCGAATATTCCCGTTGCGGAAATAACCCATTACGATCTGGCATTGACGCTTTTGGAAGAGGAGCCGCTTGCTGCCTCTGGCACGATTAGATTGAAAAACCCCCACGAAGCACCGCTCGATACGCTGATTCTTTTGCTCAATCCCGGCTTTGAAATCCAGAGCCTGATGCGCGGCGATGGCGGCGCAATAACGTGGGATCGTATGGGAAGCGTGATCCGCGTCATACCCGCTAACCCCCTGCAATCGGAGCGAGAGCTCGATCTGACATTGGCATACGCGGGCGATATTGACACAGATGGTTTTGATCTCAAACGGGAAAAAGCCAGACCGAAGCTGCGCAAACGCGAAGGGCCATTTGGAATATTTAATAAAGGATCTTTAACGGCGTGGATTCGCGACAATTCCGTCTTCTTGCCTCCGCGCAGCCGATGGTATCCCGTGACAGGCGTTGATTACGGCTATGAAGATACGCGTGCGGTTTCCTTTTCAACGGCAAACTTGCAAATAACATATCCGCAAGGCATCGAAGTCATTACTCAGGGACAGGCTGGCAAGACCGACACGCTCGGCACACAGGTAACGCGCCAATGGATCGTCGAAAAACCCGTGCCTGTCCTGTCGCTGAATGCGGGCGAATACCGCGTTTACC
It contains:
- a CDS encoding ABC transporter ATP-binding protein, with the protein product QTILTNPEFLIVDEPTVGLDPEERIRFRGILGRLSSDRAILISTHIVGDISSTCEDLAVLDTGRLIFRGSPGELISKADGKTWEVQVDDAGFEMLSRVFRVVTVNVEGDLMRLRMVGDGEPPADAEAVAPNLEDAYVYFVGGDTTGEIAA